The sequence GATTTTATAACAATTTCGCTTTTATGAAAAACCAACGATTGTGAAGGAATTGACTCTGTTATCCATACATTTCCTCCAATAATTGCACCTTTTCCTATTGTTGTTTTTCCTCCAAGAATTGTTGCATTTGCATAGACAACTACTTTATCTTCAATTGTTGGATGTCTTTTCTCTTTTGCTTTATCCTTGCTTACACTCAAAGCACCTAATGTTACACCTTGATAAATTTTTACATCATTACCAATAATTGTTGTTTCTCCAATTACAACACCTGTTCCATGATCAATAAAAAAACGCTTCCCAATAGTTGCTCCCGGATGAATATCTATTCCTGTTTTACTGTGCGCATATTCTGAAATTAATCGTGGTAAAATTGGCACTTCACTTTTCCAAAGTTTATTCGCTAATCGATGAACTACAATTGCAAAAAAACCAGGATAGGACAACAAAACTTCTTCTTTTGATTTTGCTGCA is a genomic window of Flavobacterium jumunjinense containing:
- the epsC gene encoding serine O-acetyltransferase EpsC encodes the protein MKMDKLQLLHKSNFSQTRIYFDKRQVESWLEDFFIWIFCIKKEYEDFSIFQRKEDELRTELSRFIKQVGSTSEVSNNKAISFFEEIAVLHETLVSDLKVIFEFDPAAKSKEEVLLSYPGFFAIVVHRLANKLWKSEVPILPRLISEYAHSKTGIDIHPGATIGKRFFIDHGTGVVIGETTIIGNDVKIYQGVTLGALSVSKDKAKEKRHPTIEDKVVVYANATILGGKTTIGKGAIIGGNVWITESIPSQSLVFHKSEIVIKSKNKFPEPINFSI